Proteins found in one Solirubrobacterales bacterium genomic segment:
- a CDS encoding inositol monophosphatase family protein: MASTMAPVDWLSACRRMVAAQRELFAEQRGIAARTVYAGIGEGGDRALAIDRRCEDIVFAELERLHADGHEFTAISEERGEVAFGGSDSVVRVVIDPLDGSLNARRMLPTHSLSLAVANGSTMADVELGYVYDFGASEEYFARRGRGATLDGRELRAQGPGFGLEVVGIESAKPERTLPLLEALAGKAYRIRAVGSIAISLCYVAGGRFDGMLTGRACRSVDAAGGQLIAREAGAEVIFDGEGLDVSLDLGARYHVAAALDAELLATVLKAQEGAEPTPEPSS, from the coding sequence ATGGCCTCTACCATGGCCCCGGTGGATTGGCTTTCCGCCTGCCGGCGCATGGTCGCGGCCCAGCGCGAGCTCTTCGCCGAGCAACGCGGCATCGCCGCGCGCACGGTCTATGCCGGAATCGGCGAGGGAGGTGACCGCGCGCTCGCCATCGATCGCCGGTGCGAGGACATCGTCTTCGCTGAGCTGGAGCGGCTGCACGCCGACGGGCACGAGTTCACGGCGATCTCCGAGGAGCGCGGCGAGGTGGCCTTCGGCGGCTCCGACTCGGTGGTTCGCGTGGTCATCGATCCCCTCGACGGCTCGCTGAACGCCCGCCGCATGCTTCCCACCCACTCGCTCAGCTTGGCGGTCGCAAACGGCTCGACGATGGCCGACGTCGAGCTCGGGTACGTCTACGACTTCGGCGCCTCCGAGGAGTACTTCGCGCGGCGGGGTCGGGGAGCCACCTTGGATGGCCGGGAGCTGCGAGCCCAGGGGCCTGGTTTCGGCCTCGAGGTGGTGGGGATCGAATCGGCGAAACCGGAGCGCACGCTGCCCCTGCTCGAGGCGCTCGCGGGCAAGGCGTATCGCATCCGAGCCGTCGGCTCGATCGCGATTTCCCTGTGCTACGTGGCCGGAGGGCGCTTCGACGGGATGCTGACCGGCCGTGCCTGCCGCTCCGTCGATGCCGCCGGCGGACAGCTGATTGCACGCGAGGCCGGCGCCGAGGTGATCTTCGACGGGGAGGGCCTGGATGTGTCCCTCGACCTCGGGGCTCGTTACCACGTCGCCGCCGCGCTTGACGCCGAGCTGCTGGCCACGGTGCTCAAGGCGCAGGAGGGGGCCGAGCCGACGCCGGAGCCCAGCTCGTGA